From the genome of Vicia villosa cultivar HV-30 ecotype Madison, WI linkage group LG2, Vvil1.0, whole genome shotgun sequence, one region includes:
- the LOC131652529 gene encoding late embryogenesis abundant protein At5g17165-like isoform X1 — MAANSSSRSISGFGKRVFIQIWNSNSKSSPLPIASRRAAYSSLYDKNADDHNHSGPVPDDVIQAAESTKYWAPHPQTGVFGPPGEQATAGFHSASTADATAAAAAAGSVLEEKAWFRPISIEDLEKPHSHP; from the exons ATGGCAGCCAATTCGAGTAGCCGATCGATTTCTGGCTTCGGGAAGCGAGTTTTCATCCAGATCTGGAACTCCAACTCTAAATCTTCTCCTCTCCCAATCGCATCTAG GAGGGCAGCATACAGTTCTTTGTACGACAAGAACGCTGATGATCACAACCATTCCGGGCCAGTCCCTGATGATGTGATCCAGGCAGCTGAATCCACCAAATACTGGGCACCACACCCACAGACTGGAGTATTTGGGCCCCCAGGCGAGCAAGCCACTGCTGGCTTCCATTCAGCCTCCACTGCTGATGCAActgctgctgctgctgctgcGGGGTCAGTGCTTGAGGAAAAGGCTTGGTTTCGCCCCATCAGCATTGAGGACTTGGAGAAGCCCCACTCTCATCCTTGA